One Coffea eugenioides isolate CCC68of chromosome 2, Ceug_1.0, whole genome shotgun sequence genomic window, GTTTGAGGTTTTGATGTTCTGCTGATTTTAACCGTCTGCTTAAGTTGTCTACAATTGCATTAGAAAATTTTCACAAAGttttttaagtaattttttCCTTAACACCCCCCCCCTCCTCTTTGCTGCATGGATTACTTCTCTGAGAGTAGACAGAGTATTCAGAGGTGATTGTCCGACAAGGAAAGTGTATGATGATGGAACAAAGGAAATTGCTCTTTCGGCTGTTAGTGGTATCAACTGTAAGTATCATAAAGGTTTTATTGTTTGCTTATTGGTGCTGTAATTCACGCATACTTGACAAGCTCATGtttttcaatttccaaaatATTGTGGTTTAGCAACCATTTTCGCGTATGGGCAAACGAGCAGTGGAAAGACATACACCATGAATGGGATTACCGAGTATACAGTAGCAGATATTTATGATTACATACAAAAGGTAAAATACCAAGTCTGGTGCTGTTATTTTAGCTGTGATTGTCACAATGCATCTTCTACTTTGTCTGGCTATCTGCTTCGAATTATCTTTTGTGCCTTTTTTTCAGCATGAAGAAAGGGCATTTGTTTTAAAGTTTGCTGCAATGGAGATCTATAATGAAGTTGTAAGAGACCTGCTTAGCACAGATAATACTCCACTCAGGCTACTTGATGATCCAGAGGTGAATGCATGTCTCTTCTTGCATCCTGTAGGTTTATGAAATTGTCTAATCATATCAAATTTACAGAGAGGGACCATTATTGAGAGACTCACTGAAGAAACTCTGAGAGACTGGAATCATCTGAAGGAGCTCCTATCAATCTGTGAAGGTTAGGAAAACTTAATATACTGAATTGTCATTTCCATTGCCTATTTAAAAGAGGAAATGATGAGTTATTCAATTATGAATTTGGGGCAGCTCAAAGACAAATTGGCGAGACCTCTTTGAATGAAACAAGCTCTAGATCTCATCAAATACTTAGATTGGTATGCACATACCAGCACTCCCTCTCCTCTGTGAACATTTTTCTTGTGAGAACTGTGTATGGAGGACCCTAAAAATCTTATACACACCTACTTTTCATTTGATTCAGACGATTGAAAGTTCAGCTCGTGAGTTTATAGGGAAGGACAACTCCACCACTCTGGCAGCCAGTGTGGTACTGCTACATAATCTTCCCAAAAAATTTCTATTTCCCTAAGAATTTATGGGAGTAATTTGGTGagtttttttataaaataagcTTAGTCATTCCAAGTTAATCTGTTTTTATCTGCAGAATTTTGTTGATCTGGCTGGGAGTGAGCGTGCATCTCAGGCATTATCCGTTGGTCAAAGGCTAAAAGAAGGTTGTCACATCAATCGGAGTTTACTTACCCTGGGAACTGTGATTCGTAAGCTAAGGTTGAGTAGTCTTTCTATCTTCCATGACAAATTCAGTTGGCTTCTTGACAATTATCATGTTTGATGGGTTTTTGGTTCTCTAAATCCATATAAACTTTTCCTGGAAAGTGCCTTTTAATTGGTTGGGAGTAACTACAATTGGATGTCCATCTTTAAATTCTCTTCTGTATATTCCGTGCTTCTGATTATTTCTCATACTATATTAGAGCTCAAAAGTTGTCATTTTAAGGTGCTCATTTCTCATTAACTTTGGTGTGTTAATCTAATGCAGCAAGGGAAGACATGGTCACGTCAACTACAGAGATTCTAAGCTAACACGAATACTACAACCCTCTTTGGGTGGGAATGCAAGAACTGCCATCATTTGCACCTTGAGCCCTGCACGAAGCCATGTTGAGCAATCTAGAAATACTCTACTATTTGCTAGTTGTGCTAAGGAAGTTTCCACAAATGCACAAGTCAATGTGGTGATGTCTGACAAGGCCTTGGTGAAGCATTTGCAAAGAGAAGTTGCTAGATTGGAAAGTGAACTAAGCACTCCAGGGTCAATCAATGATCATACAGCATTGCTGAGAAAGAAAGATTTGCAAATCGAAAAGGTTTTGctgttttttgaaaatttttttatattataagatgcaaaaaagaataaataaagaaaacagAGACCAATAAAATGTGAATCTTTTGTTGTAGTCCTAGTTGACATTTGATTCTTGAATAGAATAGAAACACATTTAGGTGAATGATGTATTTGTGTTTCTATAACATCACAGAGACATTTATGATGTCTGTTTATTTCACTTGGAATATATGAGTCATAATATCCCCGACAACTAGTTGATATTTGTAACCCCATCCATAGGTATTTCAGTATTTGTTAGTAAAagtgctctctctctctctctctctctatatatatatatatatgtatgtgtgtgtgtgtgtgtttgtgtcaGACTTATACTGAGGTTAAGGGCACAAAATGTTGGTCATTGCAATACTTTTCTACAGAGGATTGCTCGTAACATGGTTGTGTACCCTCTGCAGTTGGAAAGAGAGGTGAGGGAGCTCACAAAGCAACTGGATCTTGCACAATCACGGATTGAGGACTTGCAACAAATGGTTGGAAATCAAGCTTCCAGACTATTGGTAATTTCTCCTATTTGTTTTTTATCTTCTAAATGGTAAACAAGGTTTCAGAGTGCCAGCTTGCTATTTTCTGGACTTATGCTTCAGGATATGGAAGAAAAAAAGGCATGTGAAGATGAATGCTTGATATCAGAGTCATCTGGTGAAACTGTTCCTGCTATACGAATATTTAGGGCACCTCGATCTTGTGAAAGAGACAATGCAGGGGAAGAGCTTTCCCACAGACAGATTTCAGAACATAGTCTTGACCGCTCTCCATCCAATGTTGCTTCTACGTTGATGTCAAATGGAAGCAAGTTTCATTGCTCTGATGCTAGTTTGGGGGATGGCGAATTTGTGGCTGGAACTGGAGAGGATTCTGATGAGATCTGCAAGGAAGTTCAATGTATCGAGACAGGTAAGTCTGATGAGGATAACAGATTTGTAACGGTTGACAACACTGAGAATGGAGGGAGGTCTCCAATGCCAAGGGTACCTGGTAATCAAAACAGGGAAGATGGGGAACTCTTATCAACCATTTCTAGACGAGCGAGTGGCATTCAGAATGGCTTCACTTATGGAGCATTGGAGCAAAATATTCAAAGAGTTCAGAAGACCATAGATTCTCTTGGTACTCCTTACCCAGAGGAGCAGTCCCGTTGGGACTCGTCTACTACTGCATCTGGTTCTAGAAGTCTGAAGTTGACCAGAAGCAGGAGTTGTAGAGCTAATCTGATGGTTGGGTCATCTTCACCTGACTCTGAGACAGTACAAGATGGTGAAGCAACCCCACCGGATGGATTGGAGAAAAACTTCCCAGGAAGACCAGAAGGTCTGCGCAGAAAGCACTGGAAGATTCCTCCATTTACCTTTGGTGCAAATGGTGGAAGATTGTCAAGAAGCAACTCACAGTCCTCTAATGGTAGCGCCTTCGTGGATGACCTAAAATCTCAAAACAATGCTGCAGATGAGGATATCCCCAGTGTCAATACTTTTGTTGCTGGACTGAAAGAAATGGCCAAGCATCAGTATGAAAATAAAATGGATGATCAGGTAAGACTGATCATATTTGTTGTTTGTATTGAGCTTGTCTATGAGGTGTCATAATTTTCTATTGTAGTCTCTATTCATCTTATGGGATAACTGCCTGGCTGCCACTTTGCATTACTAATTTGTTATGGTTTTACTTTTGTTTGATATTTTGTAATTTCTAGATAACTTTCCTCCTTTTGTTGTGGAATCTAGATGCTCCCAGTAGAAAATGTTTGATATCAATgacttttttcttcttgtcaaaTGCTTATGAAAGCAGGTTTCATgcataggtttttttttttaatttaatattgAACATCGTACTATAGGAAATTTCAATGGATGTGTTGTTTGAAACTGTGTGTAAATCTAAAGCAAAAATCTGAATGTCTTGTGCTATCCATGGCGTGAATCTAATAGAGTATAATTTGCGTGCATTTGACTGTAGTTTCTGATAAGTGGGCGTGGTTTGTAGATTCACAGTTTTGTGGTGGGGTATTCAATTTAGTAACTAGTTGTTTCTGGACATGCATTGGTTGTGGGGTGAATTAGTAACTTGAAACTGAGGCCTTTCTCACGATTTTGCCATCCTAACCTGTCGCTTTTCTGTGGAGGATAGGGTCAAGGAACTGATTGTGTGGCTGAAAGTCCAGGAAAGATTCTCAAAGATATTGGGCTCGATCCACTGCTGGAGTCTTCAGGTGATCCTTTGCAATGGCCACTGGAGTTTGAAAGATTACGGGGACTGATATTAGGGCATTGGCAAACTTGCAATGTTTCTTTGGTCCACAGGACATATTTCTTCCTGCTTTTTAGAGGTGAACCAATGGATTCTATTTATATGGAGGTGGAGCTACGAAGGCTCTTCTTCCTGAAGGAAACCTTTTCCAAAGGAAACCCAGTTGAACAAGATGGTCGGACATTAACTTTAGCTTCAAGGTATATCCTCTTTTTCCCCCTCTCCCCACTTTCACGCTAAAGCCAAATGAATTTGATGGCATCTTCAATATCGTAAACTTCATCTCCACCTATGTACAGCCTAAAGGCACTTTTGCGGGAGAGACGAATGCTAAGCAGGCTTGTCAACAAAAGATTGACTAGTGATGAAAGAAATAGAATATATCAGAAATGGGGTATAGGTTTGAACtcaaagaaaaggagattgCAGCTAGTCCAACGTTTGTGGAGCAACACCGAGGATATTGATCATGTTTCAGAGAGTGCTGCTATCGTTGCGAAGCTGATCAAGTTCTCCCAACAAGGTCAGGCGATCAAGGAGATGTTTGGGCTTAGCTTCACACCTCCACGCTTGAGTCGGAGGTCATTTGGCTGGAAAAATAGCACGGCTTCCCTTGTATGAGCTCTGCAGTGAATCTATATTGTGAAAATACACAGGCGAGTTGTTAGGTTAATTATCTTCACTGGAACTGTGATTTGTTATTGAAGGATTATCCAGACTTTATGATATTTCTTGAAGATTCCAtattagagttttttttttaatttgtccatttttcccttcttcATTGGCTTATGTTTTCACAGACATATGTACTTGATGTGTGAAGGGAGCAAGAAAGCCAATTAACAACTGCTAGGAGTAATCCTTTTCTTAAGCATGGCTAAAGACTTGGTTTACTTTATTGGATCGTtttggtcaaattctcgaaaaaaagggaaaaaagaaaagtaggGAATTGtctttttataaattttgaattctAATACTCGATATCTATTATATATACTATATGGTTCTTGctaaaaagtaaaagtaaaagtaaaatcCCTGaccaaaaaatgaataaattaaataaatgtaGTACGTGTTTTGCTAATCCATCCTTCAGATAAAAATGGTTTCTTAAACATTGCATCCATGCATTTGACCTAGGGTGATGTATGTGacagaaaagggaaaaggaaaaaagttaaTTGCGCTCAATTCCATTTGTATCTATAAATCCAACAATTAATAGAAAGTTTCAACTAGATTCCAAgctaaagattttttttctgaagagaataaataaaattgTAACTATTTTTTTCTCTTGAAAATGATATATTAACCAAATGGGAAGCACAAAAAGAGAACGCATACTAGTTTAAGAGGCAAAGTGAAAAAAGAGAGCCCACTTACATTATTGTGAGTTTGTGACTAACCTCGATGATATTGACACGACAATAATTTTATAGTTGTaacaaatttaaattgaaaagaTTATAATATCATTTGTAATCAAAATGAAGTGATGATTGTTGGTGACAGATTTTTCCCCTTATGTAAAATGTTGTTGTGTAATTTAAAAACAATACTATGACAATCGCATAGATGTTGGTGGTAATTTTCCATAAAATTAAGCTAATTAAAGccttttttaacaaataaatgaaagggataatttcataaatttCCTTTGAAGTTTGTGATAATTTCACTGAGCTCTCTagatatttcaaaaattacactgacctctcCTAATTTGACACTTTTGATAACTAAATCTTAGATTTGCCCAAAAATTTAAATGGATACCCTAAAATGCCCTTAGTTTACAAAGTTTATATTATCTTCCTAAACAATTGTAAAATACATTgcaaaaaatataaagaaaaagcATCAAGTTTTCAATAcctatatttattatttaataaacAATTATTACAATAGTTTTATCACTATGATTGGCTATTGCACATGGTGCTTTACTTGCGATACATATTCCTTCTAAGTTGGACAAGAGAATATtgtcataattttttttagagtttgtgaattttttattttttggaattatcataatttagtagtagTTTTGGATAGTTTCCTTTTAAGTTATTGTTGcttttgatacaaaaaaaaaagatcaacaAAAAAATTGGACCACAtgcaaatttgtcaaaaaaaaaaatcattactTCAACATTTGGTAATGATAGTGACTAAAGtcaatatttataatttatagttATACAATTTTACTcgcaaaatataaaaaagaggaataagaagagaaagggaaaagaaaaaataattataaatccCACTCTTTCTAAATGCATATCAAACAAGGGAGTTTTATTAAAATAGGAAGATTAATTGTCATTTTAGGTGGATAACAGAGGTAGGTGTCATTTCTAAAACTTTGAGGGAGCCTAatgaaattattagaaaccttaggggaggtgtctgaaattatccctaaatgaaaagaagaaaaatggagaaaggTTTCTTCAACTACAGAAATTTtaacagaaaaaaagaaaaaagaataaaagattGAAGGAAGATCACCAAAACGACGTCGGAGAAACTCCATTGGATCGGATTGACAAAAGGTATAATATCTGGAAGAAAGCAGAGAAAAAGACGAggaggagaggagaggagaggagaggagacagagagagagaaagaaatgaGCTTAGGATCAGCATCGTACCTGGCTCGAAGAGCAGCGCAGAAGGAGAGAGTAAGGATCCTCTACAGACGAGCTCTCAAGGACACTCTCAATTGGGCTGTACATCGCCACCTCTTCTATCCTGATGTAAATAATTATTCTCTTcatttcctagggtttatttccatCAATTCGATCTCAATCTGCATTTCATACTATGTTCAATCGCTGAAGATTTGATTAACCTATCAAAACTCTATCGTTTACATTCTTACAGGCCGATGCTCTTAGGGAGAAATTCGAGGCCAACAAAGATGTGGTATTCTATCTTAGACTTTCTCTTTTTATGTGTCGCAGTCTTttagtatttattattattattattattattattattattgtattaaCCAAGAGGCTGGTGTTAGTAGTCTGATGAAAAGTAGGATTTTGCTTGGTTGTAACTCATTTGGTTTTATTTGTAGAAGATGAGAATTTAACTAAGTGAAGTTACTTAAGCCATTTCTGAATAGGGGATTTGTTTAACATAATTGTACATTTTTGGGGTTCTAATTAATTATGCGTTTGAGTTGGGTTCTTCCCCAGTGATTGGGTCTTGTGGtatcattttatgtataatgCTTTATGATGGTGAAACTCAATCGATAATCGACTGATTGCTGATTTAGTGAATACTCAAAATGTGACTAATGTGTTCACATTTTGATGTTGTTCCCATCGTTTTAAAATCCTTTAAATTTTAGAGCACAGGAATCTTAACTGTTTGCTGTGGTTTTGTTATCTGTTCTGCTTTTTTAAAGAAATAAGTCATAACCCATTGAAATATGTCGTGGTAGCTGCAGCATGTTGCATTTCGTGGCATTACTTTCCTCATATCATGTTATACCATGAGTCATGTATATCTGGTAACATATTCTATTTGTGGATTATTTGCCGTCTATGAGGGTTAAGTGGAGTTCTGTATGCTATGTGATGTCAAGCTTTTCATTTACTGGTCTTTTAAGCTCTGGTGTGTATTTGTTCCATTGACCATGATCTTTCTTATTGGCTGTAGTAATTGTGTAATACAGTACAGTGTCAGATAGCTTGATCTTCAACAGTGGGTTTGGAGTAATGTAGATGAACTTAAAATTTTAGTGTTTCTTGGATGAAGTCTGCTGTTTGCTCATCCTAATTGATGATATGTGCTCTACAGCCTAATGAGAGTTTGTTATATTGCTTCTGCTACATAGATGAACTGGGTTGGTTAATCAGATTTCTGTACAGAAAGTCATGCTGTGTTTTCTGATTCAGCACATTACATATGATCTTATattggatttttcttttaatttttaaatgtcatgCTTTTCCAGCAAGATCTTGAAACTATTGATAGGATGATAGCTGCTGGTGAAGTGACCTACAATAAGTGGCGCCATCCTGATCCTTATGTGGGTAAGTGTTTGCTTGAAggtttatttattaatatttatgTTTAACCTTTTCTCTGATTTCATGAAGTATAGAAATTTCTGCCTATAGTTTACTTGCTTTAAGGTCATTAAAGACATAATGTACTCCATCCCCATTTAACTATGAGTTATCTTAATGCAAGAAAATTTAGTCATGTGCAGTGCGATAATGTATAAAAGATAGTCCCTTTTCTCCCTTTTGAGAACTGATTAATCGTATCCCTTCAACCAAGCTATGTTTGCATTATATATTGTGGATCTCTATAAAGTATTCGTATACTTTGCATGACCCAAGTCAATGTGACATCGAAAAAAAGTTGCAAGCATTTTGTAACTCATATCACGGATGTTTTATCTGGTTTCAATCTTGCTTTTGCTCCGCTTGTCTTTCTTGTAAGGCTGAGTCTCCTGAACAAATCAGCTTTTTGAATTTTGGTTTCTGAAAGTATTTCTCATCTTTTGTTTAATGAACAGTTCCATGGGCTCCTGGTGGCTCGAAGTTCCACCGAAATCCGACACCTCCTTCTGGGGTAAGTTGCTTTGATGTCCGTATTGGTTCTTTTCTTGTGACTAATTGAGTGTatgttttgttttattctctttGCCCCCCTTTTTATGAACTTAATGGTCCACTCTACTTCAACAGAACAGCCCCTTGGCAATTATGGTTCAAACAGGAATGCAattagatttttcattttccctTCTATTCTTGACCTGTTTTAAAGTAGCAAATTATGCATCGCATGTTCTGTTAGCTACTGTCTCTGATGCTGAATTATTTATTCAGTTGTGTGTTATTAGGCAGTTAATTATTGGATGAAAAtattctctctctatttttcaaTGGGTTCGCTGGCTTGCAAAAACCAGTTATAAGAGGAGAAACGTGACTGTGTAATACTCTGATGTTAGTATGCTGTACCTATTTTTGTTGGTTATGCTTCTTGTCAACGCTTGACAACCTTTTTTGTTGTATTGCAATAATTTGAACTTTTGGCTGCTTATGCAGATTGAGATATTATATGACTATGGTAGGGAAGACAATGACTAACGCCCGATCTTCCTTCCGCAAAAATAACTGAAGGTTAGGGTCATACTTGTCATTAATCTTTTACATTTATTGCTGCAATGGAGTGGTTACAGTTACAAATCTACTCAAAGCAAATGTTGCATTGACATCATCCTTATTTATGGGATTAAGCAAAATTCATCCTAATCTATGGCATTAAGCAGAATTCGTCCTCAATTATGGCATTAAGCAAAGGTTAATTTCGCTCTTGCTCATGTTCATTGACATGTTTTTGGCACAAACTGTTGTTCTTCTTTGGCAAACATGGTCCGTGCATTCTTATCATTCATAAGTTGACCGAAGGATATAGGGCAATCATTTCTCCTGCACAATATCTGATGTGTATATCACATTCATTGGGAATTCCTAGcaaatttgttttgttttgctgAAAAATTGCTGTTGATGCAGATTAACTGGGCATCAAGGATGTGCAGAAAGAAGGTTCCCAGCCTGTGCATGTTTGTTCATGGCGGTGTTTTGAAAATCTGGAAGACATGCAGTTGGTTAATTTGTATTCTCTGAGCATTTTGACTTGGATTAGACAGTTTCCAGATGATGTGCCAATCTCTCAGAATAGTTGGATTTTGAATTTTGTCCCATTTGCTTGGACCTTCTATCATCCAACACGCTTTTTAAAATAAATCAGGCATTGAATCCTTGACTTCTGCGCATGCATTCTGCTGATTTCAAGTAGTATGTACTGAGTTATAACCGTTCGGTACTTGCACACTTGGCAAAGTGAGCCAATATCAGCTGTCAGTATCTGGTTTAAAATGAGCCGGTAAACCATCCCCAGGTGCTTATGTCTGCCAATTTGTTCCTGTTAATCCATGTACCATTTTGCTCGCTACAGTAGTTAACAGCAAACTAGAGCAACAAGATGAGTAAGTCGACTTATTATGGGTTCTCGTGTAGGTATAACGTCGGgtaggaaaacaaaggcaagaaaaaaaagcTACTTTTATCAAATATGACGGACAAATTAATGCACGATCACAATAACGCAGCTCCAGGAGGGCCTATTTTCCAAACCTAAAAACTTCATCAGCACTGCAATATCATAAACGATTGAGAAACCTAGTTCGCGTTAACCCTTGTCCTTCCCAAGAAAGCAAAGGAAATGAAGCTGAATAGAGGTTTGCCATTGTCGCGTCCAATTTCTGGTTAATAGGCTATCCCTTAAAATCAAGGAATAAACATGGAAGGAATGACATTGATTGAATTTCTTAATGACGAGCTTAAGCAATACAATTTTTGCGTGAAAGCTTCTGTGGCATTTTAGGTTTGCTAGGAaaatgatgtttatttggtaaGGGCAAAGGACATATGAAGCGTACTTTATCATTGCAAGTGGTGCGCTGTTTGTAATCGCAAGATAGATTTTAGCTTCAAGACCGAGCAAATAGAGCAACTAAAACCCAAGTTAGCCTATGAAAGTCTTTTATTGACATATTTGTGTTGGAAGAGAGAAATAAAGGCCTACAAACAAAAAGCACACAGAAGGCTACATCCTTCGCATCTCTCAATTCCTCACTCTCCTCACACCGAAAACCAGCATGCCAGGCAACCCTCCTACCTCAGAATATTCGCTCGAGGGAGTTCCCCATTGACCTGATTGACGTTGTAAAATACCATTCAAGAGGTTCAAACATATAATCCTTCGTTCTATATTTTCTCATACAGGCTTTTAATTCCTGGACTTGGCCGGCCTCAGAATATCTGTACACCTATTATCATAGTTTAAGATAGAAAGCCTGCAGTAGTCATAGTCAATACTGCTATTACATGACCAGGACTAGCATTCAAAACAGCTGCATTAATGTATAACAGACCCATCATATCTTGCTTATTAATCAGTTTCTAAAAACTGAAACGATGAAATTCGATGATCTTTTCTTGCAAATCCTACAAAGAAATTAGGAAAGTTTGTAACTGTGTATCTGTGGATTATCTACATCAATTCCAGAGAGTAGGTTATCTACGTCAGGTGGAATCAAGGAGCAATCCCCAAAATTAGACCAATTCCTATCAAATATTCATTCAACCGTAAGTTCAAGTGAATGGTGAAGTCATACACACAGGAAAAAACATTAGAAAGTTGCAAAATCAAAATGAAGAATTACCTGGTGATACCAAGTCTCTTTAGCTCCCACTTATTAAGTTATTTTCAACACATCCCCCGGATTCCACACTAATTGTAAGAGAGAGATTTCATACTAATACTCAAAAGAGAACAGATAAGCATTCACGGGCTCTCAACAGATTTTGAGCACTAGAGAATGTCACAAGGACAGGCCAGTTGTCAACATTTTGGAAAGGATTCATGCCTTAGTCACTTGATAATTTACAGCCTGCATCTTTTATTGCAACTTATCCAAAAGGAATTGAAGTTCTATTCACTATAAGAAACAAGAATTACAGCCCAATGCCAAAAAGGACACATTACATACCAGTAGATGCCTGGTACATTGTACGCCTAAACATGGATTTACCAACTTCAGCTCCATCCAGTGGAAAAGCAAGAGCAATGGCTCTTAATATGACCAATACAGGATAACTTCAAAAACCGGCTAGTTCATATACATCCTGAACAAAAGTTAATCAAGTTTCCATCTCCCTCTTGGTCTGTGTGTTTACCCATACGAGCACGAGCATACTCCGACTAATGGCAGATTGTCAATGTGACTTCTACAAACTGCGTAGCTTAAGGATAGCCAACAGGCCAAATATACTGCGTAGCTTAATCATAGTCAACAGGGAAAACTAAGAATGCTTAACACCTTGTGTTATAGTTCATAACCAGATGAGGATAACAGCTTTCTACGAGAAAACGAACGCTCGCAAAAGCAACACTTCGATCCAGTAAATAAACCATAAATCACCATTATTGCATAAAGCAAAAAATACCCGATATTCTGATGTACGCATAATATCCCATAGAAAATGTACACATTTCCCTCCAAACGGAAATACCAAATTTGTATTACTTTTTTTTCCCCACAAAATACAGCAGAAAACTGCTATATCTAACCCCGgctttaattatttaatattgCAAAATCAGATGAGCTTGAAAGGAAGAGGCCAAGGGGTAGACCTGGGGACCTCAACCCTATCCTTGATGCGTTcgatttttttctctctcttgggtCTGGCGTTGCCATATGATCCCTTGAATATCTTCCCTTTCTTCGTCCTCTTGTCCCCTCGGCCACACAGAATCGGTGATGATGTCATTGATGAAGACGATAACGATGACAACGACGATGAAGATGACGATGGTGAAAATGACAGGCGTTGCTCGGTTGCCTTCAGCATCCTCCTCGCTGCGGAGCCGCACCACTGTATCATCGCCATTTTCAGATTTCGTaaaccctaaaacccaaaatgaCCAGATTTTACTAGCTCTGCGTTGGCTATTTGCAAAATTATCATAGGAGGATCCATATTTTAGATTTATTAAAAACCAAACCCACTATTGTTGGGTATT contains:
- the LOC113760791 gene encoding kinesin-like protein KIN-7E, encoding MGAIGGEELMKWEKMQGMANGSEEKILVLVRLRPLSDREILRNDVSDWECINETTILYRNSLQERSGLPTAYSFDRVFRGDCPTRKVYDDGTKEIALSAVSGINSTIFAYGQTSSGKTYTMNGITEYTVADIYDYIQKHEERAFVLKFAAMEIYNEVVRDLLSTDNTPLRLLDDPERGTIIERLTEETLRDWNHLKELLSICEAQRQIGETSLNETSSRSHQILRLTIESSAREFIGKDNSTTLAASVNFVDLAGSERASQALSVGQRLKEGCHINRSLLTLGTVIRKLSKGRHGHVNYRDSKLTRILQPSLGGNARTAIICTLSPARSHVEQSRNTLLFASCAKEVSTNAQVNVVMSDKALVKHLQREVARLESELSTPGSINDHTALLRKKDLQIEKLEREVRELTKQLDLAQSRIEDLQQMVGNQASRLLDMEEKKACEDECLISESSGETVPAIRIFRAPRSCERDNAGEELSHRQISEHSLDRSPSNVASTLMSNGSKFHCSDASLGDGEFVAGTGEDSDEICKEVQCIETGKSDEDNRFVTVDNTENGGRSPMPRVPGNQNREDGELLSTISRRASGIQNGFTYGALEQNIQRVQKTIDSLGTPYPEEQSRWDSSTTASGSRSLKLTRSRSCRANLMVGSSSPDSETVQDGEATPPDGLEKNFPGRPEGLRRKHWKIPPFTFGANGGRLSRSNSQSSNGSAFVDDLKSQNNAADEDIPSVNTFVAGLKEMAKHQYENKMDDQGQGTDCVAESPGKILKDIGLDPLLESSGDPLQWPLEFERLRGLILGHWQTCNVSLVHRTYFFLLFRGEPMDSIYMEVELRRLFFLKETFSKGNPVEQDGRTLTLASSLKALLRERRMLSRLVNKRLTSDERNRIYQKWGIGLNSKKRRLQLVQRLWSNTEDIDHVSESAAIVAKLIKFSQQGQAIKEMFGLSFTPPRLSRRSFGWKNSTASLV
- the LOC113761575 gene encoding NADH dehydrogenase [ubiquinone] 1 beta subcomplex subunit 9, with product MSLGSASYLARRAAQKERVRILYRRALKDTLNWAVHRHLFYPDADALREKFEANKDVQDLETIDRMIAAGEVTYNKWRHPDPYVVPWAPGGSKFHRNPTPPSGIEILYDYGREDND
- the LOC113761183 gene encoding 30S ribosomal protein S31, mitochondrial gives rise to the protein MAMIQWCGSAARRMLKATEQRLSFSPSSSSSSLSSLSSSSMTSSPILCGRGDKRTKKGKIFKGSYGNARPKREKKIERIKDRVEVPRSTPWPLPFKLI